One segment of Macrotis lagotis isolate mMagLag1 chromosome 1, bilby.v1.9.chrom.fasta, whole genome shotgun sequence DNA contains the following:
- the NPDC1 gene encoding neural proliferation differentiation and control protein 1 isoform X1 has translation MACPTLCLLLLGILLGGAPGGAAATQPDVTCPRSLDCTLRRRALCPPGSGACGPCLRPFVEDDLGRCIPKKQLPRGKMQPWPNLEEEIDLLANMLAHQDSVPPRQDTVPQRFRWPDLSTSSLAATLVSPGQEPETPSPQGAQVPTVKASHSSSRPVEMSPVDPPHPSNDVLVLMMIVVCAVAGLSALVVAVVCWCRLQKEIRLAQKADYSSKSQKVSGSPAFSRSMVQGRESPGNGKKLWAIDFQPGDKKLAQSAQMYHYQHQKQQMLSLEKHKEQPKIMDSGSSEEENEDGDFTVYECPGLAPMNALTGEMEVKNPMFDDSALVDPSPRAASSSRATSGSGSGSGPRVSSGSRISGSRTGPRPSPRPTRLVAPKSHQ, from the exons ATGTTACCTGTCCCCGAAGCTTGGACTGTACCCTGAGAAGGAGGGCCTTGTGCCCACCAGGCTCTGGTGCCTGTGGGCCCTGTCTCCGTCCTTTTGTGGAGGATGACCTTGGCCGCTGTATTCCCAAAAAACAGCTACCAAGAG GTAAGATGCAGCCCTGGCCCAACTTGGAAGAAGAAATCGACTTACTGGCTAACATGCTGGCCCATCAAGACTCTGTCCCCCCTCGCCAGGACACTGTCCCCCAGCGCTTCCGCTGGCCTG ACCTCTCCACTTCCTCTTTAGCAGCCACCCTGGTGTCCCCAGGACAGGAGCCCGAAACCCCATCCCCTCAGGGTGCACAAGTTCCTACAGTCAAAGCCTCCCACTCATCTTCAAGGCCTGTGGAGATGTCGCCTGTGGATCCCCCACACCCATCCAATGACGTCCTTGTTCTCA TGATGATCGTGGTCTGTGCAGTGGCTGGGCTCTCCGCTCTGGTTGTGGCTGTTGTCTGCTGGTGCAG GTTACAAAAGGAAATCCGATTAGCTCAGAAAGCCGACTACTCATCAAAGTCTCAAAAAGTCTCCGGTTCCCCAGCCTTCAGCAGAAGCATGGTACAGGGGAGGGAGAGCCCTGGGAATGGGAAGAAGCTATGGGCAATTGACTTCCAG CCTGGAGACAAGAAGCTGGCCCAGAGTGCTCAGATGTACCACTACCAGCACCAGAAGCAGCAGATGCTGTCACTAGAGAA ACATAAAGAGCAACCTAAAATTATGGACTCTGGGTCCTCTGAGGAAGAGAATGAGGATGGAGACTTCACAGTCTATGAGTGCCCTGGTCTAGCTCCTATGAATGCCTTG acTGGAGAGATGGAAGTGAAGAACCCAATGTTTGATGACTCTGCTCTGGTGGACCCTAGCCCCCGTGCTGCCTCTAGCTCTCGAGCCACTTCTGGATCTGGATCTGGATCTGGTCCTCGGGTCAGTTCGGGCTCCCGTATTAGTGGGTCCCGGACTGGCCCTCGCCCCAGCCCCCGGCCCACCAGACTGGTGGCTCCCAAATCCCACCAGTGA
- the NPDC1 gene encoding neural proliferation differentiation and control protein 1 isoform X3: MACPTLCLLLLGILLGGAPGGAAATQPDVTCPRSLDCTLRRRALCPPGSGACGPCLRPFVEDDLGRCIPKKQLPRGKMQPWPNLEEEIDLLANMLAHQDSVPPRQDTVPQRFRWPATLVSPGQEPETPSPQGAQVPTVKASHSSSRPVEMSPVDPPHPSNDVLVLMMIVVCAVAGLSALVVAVVCWCRLQKEIRLAQKADYSSKSQKVSGSPAFSRSMVQGRESPGNGKKLWAIDFQPGDKKLAQSAQMYHYQHQKQQMLSLEKHKEQPKIMDSGSSEEENEDGDFTVYECPGLAPMNALTGEMEVKNPMFDDSALVDPSPRAASSSRATSGSGSGSGPRVSSGSRISGSRTGPRPSPRPTRLVAPKSHQ; encoded by the exons ATGTTACCTGTCCCCGAAGCTTGGACTGTACCCTGAGAAGGAGGGCCTTGTGCCCACCAGGCTCTGGTGCCTGTGGGCCCTGTCTCCGTCCTTTTGTGGAGGATGACCTTGGCCGCTGTATTCCCAAAAAACAGCTACCAAGAG GTAAGATGCAGCCCTGGCCCAACTTGGAAGAAGAAATCGACTTACTGGCTAACATGCTGGCCCATCAAGACTCTGTCCCCCCTCGCCAGGACACTGTCCCCCAGCGCTTCCGCTGGCCTG CCACCCTGGTGTCCCCAGGACAGGAGCCCGAAACCCCATCCCCTCAGGGTGCACAAGTTCCTACAGTCAAAGCCTCCCACTCATCTTCAAGGCCTGTGGAGATGTCGCCTGTGGATCCCCCACACCCATCCAATGACGTCCTTGTTCTCA TGATGATCGTGGTCTGTGCAGTGGCTGGGCTCTCCGCTCTGGTTGTGGCTGTTGTCTGCTGGTGCAG GTTACAAAAGGAAATCCGATTAGCTCAGAAAGCCGACTACTCATCAAAGTCTCAAAAAGTCTCCGGTTCCCCAGCCTTCAGCAGAAGCATGGTACAGGGGAGGGAGAGCCCTGGGAATGGGAAGAAGCTATGGGCAATTGACTTCCAG CCTGGAGACAAGAAGCTGGCCCAGAGTGCTCAGATGTACCACTACCAGCACCAGAAGCAGCAGATGCTGTCACTAGAGAA ACATAAAGAGCAACCTAAAATTATGGACTCTGGGTCCTCTGAGGAAGAGAATGAGGATGGAGACTTCACAGTCTATGAGTGCCCTGGTCTAGCTCCTATGAATGCCTTG acTGGAGAGATGGAAGTGAAGAACCCAATGTTTGATGACTCTGCTCTGGTGGACCCTAGCCCCCGTGCTGCCTCTAGCTCTCGAGCCACTTCTGGATCTGGATCTGGATCTGGTCCTCGGGTCAGTTCGGGCTCCCGTATTAGTGGGTCCCGGACTGGCCCTCGCCCCAGCCCCCGGCCCACCAGACTGGTGGCTCCCAAATCCCACCAGTGA
- the NPDC1 gene encoding neural proliferation differentiation and control protein 1 isoform X5 gives MACPTLCLLLLGILLGGAPGGAAATQPDVTCPRSLDCTLRRRALCPPGSGACGPCLRPFVEDDLGRCIPKKQLPRGKMQPWPNLEEEIDLLANMLAHQDSVPPRQDTVPQRFRWPDLSTSSLAATLVSPGQEPETPSPQGAQVPTVKASHSSSRPVEMSPVDPPHPSNDVLVLMMIVVCAVAGLSALVVAVVCWCRLQKEIRLAQKADYSSKSQKVSGSPAFSRSMPGDKKLAQSAQMYHYQHQKQQMLSLEKHKEQPKIMDSGSSEEENEDGDFTVYECPGLAPMNALTGEMEVKNPMFDDSALVDPSPRAASSSRATSGSGSGSGPRVSSGSRISGSRTGPRPSPRPTRLVAPKSHQ, from the exons ATGTTACCTGTCCCCGAAGCTTGGACTGTACCCTGAGAAGGAGGGCCTTGTGCCCACCAGGCTCTGGTGCCTGTGGGCCCTGTCTCCGTCCTTTTGTGGAGGATGACCTTGGCCGCTGTATTCCCAAAAAACAGCTACCAAGAG GTAAGATGCAGCCCTGGCCCAACTTGGAAGAAGAAATCGACTTACTGGCTAACATGCTGGCCCATCAAGACTCTGTCCCCCCTCGCCAGGACACTGTCCCCCAGCGCTTCCGCTGGCCTG ACCTCTCCACTTCCTCTTTAGCAGCCACCCTGGTGTCCCCAGGACAGGAGCCCGAAACCCCATCCCCTCAGGGTGCACAAGTTCCTACAGTCAAAGCCTCCCACTCATCTTCAAGGCCTGTGGAGATGTCGCCTGTGGATCCCCCACACCCATCCAATGACGTCCTTGTTCTCA TGATGATCGTGGTCTGTGCAGTGGCTGGGCTCTCCGCTCTGGTTGTGGCTGTTGTCTGCTGGTGCAG GTTACAAAAGGAAATCCGATTAGCTCAGAAAGCCGACTACTCATCAAAGTCTCAAAAAGTCTCCGGTTCCCCAGCCTTCAGCAGAAGCATG CCTGGAGACAAGAAGCTGGCCCAGAGTGCTCAGATGTACCACTACCAGCACCAGAAGCAGCAGATGCTGTCACTAGAGAA ACATAAAGAGCAACCTAAAATTATGGACTCTGGGTCCTCTGAGGAAGAGAATGAGGATGGAGACTTCACAGTCTATGAGTGCCCTGGTCTAGCTCCTATGAATGCCTTG acTGGAGAGATGGAAGTGAAGAACCCAATGTTTGATGACTCTGCTCTGGTGGACCCTAGCCCCCGTGCTGCCTCTAGCTCTCGAGCCACTTCTGGATCTGGATCTGGATCTGGTCCTCGGGTCAGTTCGGGCTCCCGTATTAGTGGGTCCCGGACTGGCCCTCGCCCCAGCCCCCGGCCCACCAGACTGGTGGCTCCCAAATCCCACCAGTGA
- the NPDC1 gene encoding neural proliferation differentiation and control protein 1 isoform X6 produces the protein MACPTLCLLLLGILLGGAPGGAAATQPDVTCPRSLDCTLRRRALCPPGSGACGPCLRPFVEDDLGRCIPKKQLPRGKMQPWPNLEEEIDLLANMLAHQDSVPPRQDTVPQRFRWPAATLVSPGQEPETPSPQGAQVPTVKASHSSSRPVEMSPVDPPHPSNDVLVLMMIVVCAVAGLSALVVAVVCWCRLQKEIRLAQKADYSSKSQKVSGSPAFSRSMPGDKKLAQSAQMYHYQHQKQQMLSLEKHKEQPKIMDSGSSEEENEDGDFTVYECPGLAPMNALTGEMEVKNPMFDDSALVDPSPRAASSSRATSGSGSGSGPRVSSGSRISGSRTGPRPSPRPTRLVAPKSHQ, from the exons ATGTTACCTGTCCCCGAAGCTTGGACTGTACCCTGAGAAGGAGGGCCTTGTGCCCACCAGGCTCTGGTGCCTGTGGGCCCTGTCTCCGTCCTTTTGTGGAGGATGACCTTGGCCGCTGTATTCCCAAAAAACAGCTACCAAGAG GTAAGATGCAGCCCTGGCCCAACTTGGAAGAAGAAATCGACTTACTGGCTAACATGCTGGCCCATCAAGACTCTGTCCCCCCTCGCCAGGACACTGTCCCCCAGCGCTTCCGCTGGCCTG CAGCCACCCTGGTGTCCCCAGGACAGGAGCCCGAAACCCCATCCCCTCAGGGTGCACAAGTTCCTACAGTCAAAGCCTCCCACTCATCTTCAAGGCCTGTGGAGATGTCGCCTGTGGATCCCCCACACCCATCCAATGACGTCCTTGTTCTCA TGATGATCGTGGTCTGTGCAGTGGCTGGGCTCTCCGCTCTGGTTGTGGCTGTTGTCTGCTGGTGCAG GTTACAAAAGGAAATCCGATTAGCTCAGAAAGCCGACTACTCATCAAAGTCTCAAAAAGTCTCCGGTTCCCCAGCCTTCAGCAGAAGCATG CCTGGAGACAAGAAGCTGGCCCAGAGTGCTCAGATGTACCACTACCAGCACCAGAAGCAGCAGATGCTGTCACTAGAGAA ACATAAAGAGCAACCTAAAATTATGGACTCTGGGTCCTCTGAGGAAGAGAATGAGGATGGAGACTTCACAGTCTATGAGTGCCCTGGTCTAGCTCCTATGAATGCCTTG acTGGAGAGATGGAAGTGAAGAACCCAATGTTTGATGACTCTGCTCTGGTGGACCCTAGCCCCCGTGCTGCCTCTAGCTCTCGAGCCACTTCTGGATCTGGATCTGGATCTGGTCCTCGGGTCAGTTCGGGCTCCCGTATTAGTGGGTCCCGGACTGGCCCTCGCCCCAGCCCCCGGCCCACCAGACTGGTGGCTCCCAAATCCCACCAGTGA
- the NPDC1 gene encoding neural proliferation differentiation and control protein 1 isoform X2, with translation MACPTLCLLLLGILLGGAPGGAAATQPDVTCPRSLDCTLRRRALCPPGSGACGPCLRPFVEDDLGRCIPKKQLPRGKMQPWPNLEEEIDLLANMLAHQDSVPPRQDTVPQRFRWPAATLVSPGQEPETPSPQGAQVPTVKASHSSSRPVEMSPVDPPHPSNDVLVLMMIVVCAVAGLSALVVAVVCWCRLQKEIRLAQKADYSSKSQKVSGSPAFSRSMVQGRESPGNGKKLWAIDFQPGDKKLAQSAQMYHYQHQKQQMLSLEKHKEQPKIMDSGSSEEENEDGDFTVYECPGLAPMNALTGEMEVKNPMFDDSALVDPSPRAASSSRATSGSGSGSGPRVSSGSRISGSRTGPRPSPRPTRLVAPKSHQ, from the exons ATGTTACCTGTCCCCGAAGCTTGGACTGTACCCTGAGAAGGAGGGCCTTGTGCCCACCAGGCTCTGGTGCCTGTGGGCCCTGTCTCCGTCCTTTTGTGGAGGATGACCTTGGCCGCTGTATTCCCAAAAAACAGCTACCAAGAG GTAAGATGCAGCCCTGGCCCAACTTGGAAGAAGAAATCGACTTACTGGCTAACATGCTGGCCCATCAAGACTCTGTCCCCCCTCGCCAGGACACTGTCCCCCAGCGCTTCCGCTGGCCTG CAGCCACCCTGGTGTCCCCAGGACAGGAGCCCGAAACCCCATCCCCTCAGGGTGCACAAGTTCCTACAGTCAAAGCCTCCCACTCATCTTCAAGGCCTGTGGAGATGTCGCCTGTGGATCCCCCACACCCATCCAATGACGTCCTTGTTCTCA TGATGATCGTGGTCTGTGCAGTGGCTGGGCTCTCCGCTCTGGTTGTGGCTGTTGTCTGCTGGTGCAG GTTACAAAAGGAAATCCGATTAGCTCAGAAAGCCGACTACTCATCAAAGTCTCAAAAAGTCTCCGGTTCCCCAGCCTTCAGCAGAAGCATGGTACAGGGGAGGGAGAGCCCTGGGAATGGGAAGAAGCTATGGGCAATTGACTTCCAG CCTGGAGACAAGAAGCTGGCCCAGAGTGCTCAGATGTACCACTACCAGCACCAGAAGCAGCAGATGCTGTCACTAGAGAA ACATAAAGAGCAACCTAAAATTATGGACTCTGGGTCCTCTGAGGAAGAGAATGAGGATGGAGACTTCACAGTCTATGAGTGCCCTGGTCTAGCTCCTATGAATGCCTTG acTGGAGAGATGGAAGTGAAGAACCCAATGTTTGATGACTCTGCTCTGGTGGACCCTAGCCCCCGTGCTGCCTCTAGCTCTCGAGCCACTTCTGGATCTGGATCTGGATCTGGTCCTCGGGTCAGTTCGGGCTCCCGTATTAGTGGGTCCCGGACTGGCCCTCGCCCCAGCCCCCGGCCCACCAGACTGGTGGCTCCCAAATCCCACCAGTGA
- the NPDC1 gene encoding neural proliferation differentiation and control protein 1 isoform X4, producing the protein MACPTLCLLLLGILLGGAPGGAAATQPDVTCPRSLDCTLRRRALCPPGSGACGPCLRPFVEDDLGRCIPKKQLPRGKMQPWPNLEEEIDLLANMLAHQDSVPPRQDTVPQRFRWPGQEPETPSPQGAQVPTVKASHSSSRPVEMSPVDPPHPSNDVLVLMMIVVCAVAGLSALVVAVVCWCRLQKEIRLAQKADYSSKSQKVSGSPAFSRSMVQGRESPGNGKKLWAIDFQPGDKKLAQSAQMYHYQHQKQQMLSLEKHKEQPKIMDSGSSEEENEDGDFTVYECPGLAPMNALTGEMEVKNPMFDDSALVDPSPRAASSSRATSGSGSGSGPRVSSGSRISGSRTGPRPSPRPTRLVAPKSHQ; encoded by the exons ATGTTACCTGTCCCCGAAGCTTGGACTGTACCCTGAGAAGGAGGGCCTTGTGCCCACCAGGCTCTGGTGCCTGTGGGCCCTGTCTCCGTCCTTTTGTGGAGGATGACCTTGGCCGCTGTATTCCCAAAAAACAGCTACCAAGAG GTAAGATGCAGCCCTGGCCCAACTTGGAAGAAGAAATCGACTTACTGGCTAACATGCTGGCCCATCAAGACTCTGTCCCCCCTCGCCAGGACACTGTCCCCCAGCGCTTCCGCTGGCCTG GACAGGAGCCCGAAACCCCATCCCCTCAGGGTGCACAAGTTCCTACAGTCAAAGCCTCCCACTCATCTTCAAGGCCTGTGGAGATGTCGCCTGTGGATCCCCCACACCCATCCAATGACGTCCTTGTTCTCA TGATGATCGTGGTCTGTGCAGTGGCTGGGCTCTCCGCTCTGGTTGTGGCTGTTGTCTGCTGGTGCAG GTTACAAAAGGAAATCCGATTAGCTCAGAAAGCCGACTACTCATCAAAGTCTCAAAAAGTCTCCGGTTCCCCAGCCTTCAGCAGAAGCATGGTACAGGGGAGGGAGAGCCCTGGGAATGGGAAGAAGCTATGGGCAATTGACTTCCAG CCTGGAGACAAGAAGCTGGCCCAGAGTGCTCAGATGTACCACTACCAGCACCAGAAGCAGCAGATGCTGTCACTAGAGAA ACATAAAGAGCAACCTAAAATTATGGACTCTGGGTCCTCTGAGGAAGAGAATGAGGATGGAGACTTCACAGTCTATGAGTGCCCTGGTCTAGCTCCTATGAATGCCTTG acTGGAGAGATGGAAGTGAAGAACCCAATGTTTGATGACTCTGCTCTGGTGGACCCTAGCCCCCGTGCTGCCTCTAGCTCTCGAGCCACTTCTGGATCTGGATCTGGATCTGGTCCTCGGGTCAGTTCGGGCTCCCGTATTAGTGGGTCCCGGACTGGCCCTCGCCCCAGCCCCCGGCCCACCAGACTGGTGGCTCCCAAATCCCACCAGTGA
- the NPDC1 gene encoding neural proliferation differentiation and control protein 1 isoform X7, producing the protein MACPTLCLLLLGILLGGAPGGAAATQPDVTCPRSLDCTLRRRALCPPGSGACGPCLRPFVEDDLGRCIPKKQLPRGKMQPWPNLEEEIDLLANMLAHQDSVPPRQDTVPQRFRWPATLVSPGQEPETPSPQGAQVPTVKASHSSSRPVEMSPVDPPHPSNDVLVLMMIVVCAVAGLSALVVAVVCWCRLQKEIRLAQKADYSSKSQKVSGSPAFSRSMPGDKKLAQSAQMYHYQHQKQQMLSLEKHKEQPKIMDSGSSEEENEDGDFTVYECPGLAPMNALTGEMEVKNPMFDDSALVDPSPRAASSSRATSGSGSGSGPRVSSGSRISGSRTGPRPSPRPTRLVAPKSHQ; encoded by the exons ATGTTACCTGTCCCCGAAGCTTGGACTGTACCCTGAGAAGGAGGGCCTTGTGCCCACCAGGCTCTGGTGCCTGTGGGCCCTGTCTCCGTCCTTTTGTGGAGGATGACCTTGGCCGCTGTATTCCCAAAAAACAGCTACCAAGAG GTAAGATGCAGCCCTGGCCCAACTTGGAAGAAGAAATCGACTTACTGGCTAACATGCTGGCCCATCAAGACTCTGTCCCCCCTCGCCAGGACACTGTCCCCCAGCGCTTCCGCTGGCCTG CCACCCTGGTGTCCCCAGGACAGGAGCCCGAAACCCCATCCCCTCAGGGTGCACAAGTTCCTACAGTCAAAGCCTCCCACTCATCTTCAAGGCCTGTGGAGATGTCGCCTGTGGATCCCCCACACCCATCCAATGACGTCCTTGTTCTCA TGATGATCGTGGTCTGTGCAGTGGCTGGGCTCTCCGCTCTGGTTGTGGCTGTTGTCTGCTGGTGCAG GTTACAAAAGGAAATCCGATTAGCTCAGAAAGCCGACTACTCATCAAAGTCTCAAAAAGTCTCCGGTTCCCCAGCCTTCAGCAGAAGCATG CCTGGAGACAAGAAGCTGGCCCAGAGTGCTCAGATGTACCACTACCAGCACCAGAAGCAGCAGATGCTGTCACTAGAGAA ACATAAAGAGCAACCTAAAATTATGGACTCTGGGTCCTCTGAGGAAGAGAATGAGGATGGAGACTTCACAGTCTATGAGTGCCCTGGTCTAGCTCCTATGAATGCCTTG acTGGAGAGATGGAAGTGAAGAACCCAATGTTTGATGACTCTGCTCTGGTGGACCCTAGCCCCCGTGCTGCCTCTAGCTCTCGAGCCACTTCTGGATCTGGATCTGGATCTGGTCCTCGGGTCAGTTCGGGCTCCCGTATTAGTGGGTCCCGGACTGGCCCTCGCCCCAGCCCCCGGCCCACCAGACTGGTGGCTCCCAAATCCCACCAGTGA
- the NPDC1 gene encoding neural proliferation differentiation and control protein 1 isoform X8: MQPWPNLEEEIDLLANMLAHQDSVPPRQDTVPQRFRWPDLSTSSLAATLVSPGQEPETPSPQGAQVPTVKASHSSSRPVEMSPVDPPHPSNDVLVLMMIVVCAVAGLSALVVAVVCWCRLQKEIRLAQKADYSSKSQKVSGSPAFSRSMVQGRESPGNGKKLWAIDFQPGDKKLAQSAQMYHYQHQKQQMLSLEKHKEQPKIMDSGSSEEENEDGDFTVYECPGLAPMNALTGEMEVKNPMFDDSALVDPSPRAASSSRATSGSGSGSGPRVSSGSRISGSRTGPRPSPRPTRLVAPKSHQ; this comes from the exons ATGCAGCCCTGGCCCAACTTGGAAGAAGAAATCGACTTACTGGCTAACATGCTGGCCCATCAAGACTCTGTCCCCCCTCGCCAGGACACTGTCCCCCAGCGCTTCCGCTGGCCTG ACCTCTCCACTTCCTCTTTAGCAGCCACCCTGGTGTCCCCAGGACAGGAGCCCGAAACCCCATCCCCTCAGGGTGCACAAGTTCCTACAGTCAAAGCCTCCCACTCATCTTCAAGGCCTGTGGAGATGTCGCCTGTGGATCCCCCACACCCATCCAATGACGTCCTTGTTCTCA TGATGATCGTGGTCTGTGCAGTGGCTGGGCTCTCCGCTCTGGTTGTGGCTGTTGTCTGCTGGTGCAG GTTACAAAAGGAAATCCGATTAGCTCAGAAAGCCGACTACTCATCAAAGTCTCAAAAAGTCTCCGGTTCCCCAGCCTTCAGCAGAAGCATGGTACAGGGGAGGGAGAGCCCTGGGAATGGGAAGAAGCTATGGGCAATTGACTTCCAG CCTGGAGACAAGAAGCTGGCCCAGAGTGCTCAGATGTACCACTACCAGCACCAGAAGCAGCAGATGCTGTCACTAGAGAA ACATAAAGAGCAACCTAAAATTATGGACTCTGGGTCCTCTGAGGAAGAGAATGAGGATGGAGACTTCACAGTCTATGAGTGCCCTGGTCTAGCTCCTATGAATGCCTTG acTGGAGAGATGGAAGTGAAGAACCCAATGTTTGATGACTCTGCTCTGGTGGACCCTAGCCCCCGTGCTGCCTCTAGCTCTCGAGCCACTTCTGGATCTGGATCTGGATCTGGTCCTCGGGTCAGTTCGGGCTCCCGTATTAGTGGGTCCCGGACTGGCCCTCGCCCCAGCCCCCGGCCCACCAGACTGGTGGCTCCCAAATCCCACCAGTGA